One window from the genome of Strix uralensis isolate ZFMK-TIS-50842 chromosome 22, bStrUra1, whole genome shotgun sequence encodes:
- the PTGES3L gene encoding putative protein PTGES3L isoform X1: MARQPARTLWYDRPRYVHLEFCVEDSAGVEVVFESQRVVFSCRNADGVEFYNEIDLYARINSKWVREESSRHRGAAPPLSWQDSREKRSDRSITCFMRKWKEKVAWPRITKENIKPAWLSVDFDNWRDWEGDEEAERAMVEQYAELFVSRPAPGEGDGQRPPPSHGRPG; this comes from the exons ATGGCGAG GCAACCTGCAAGGACGCTGTGGTACGACCGCCCGCGCTACGTCCACCTGGAGTTCTGCGTCGAGGACAGCGCGGGTGTCGAGGTCGTCTTCGAGAGCCAGCGGGTGGTGTTCAG TTGCAGAAATGCAGACGGTGTGGAGTTCTACAATGAGATCGACCTGTATGCCAGGATCAACTCCAAG TGGGTTAGAGAGGAGTCCAGCAGACACCGAGGTGCAGCACCCCCGCTCTCTTGGCAGGACTCACGGGAGAAACGCTCCGACCGCTCCATCACATGTTTTATGAGGAAGTGGAAGGAGAAGGTGGCCTGGCCCCGCATCACTAAGGAGAACATCAAG CCAGCCTGGCTCTCCGTGGACTTTGACAACTGGCGAGACTGGGAAGGAGACGAAGAGGCGGAGAGGGCCATGGTGGAGCAGTACGCGGAG CTGTTTGTTTCCCGTCCAGCTCCTGGAGAAGGTGACGGACAAAggcccccccccagccatggACGACCTGGAT GA
- the PTGES3L gene encoding putative protein PTGES3L isoform X4 has protein sequence MARQPARTLWYDRPRYVHLEFCVEDSAGVEVVFESQRVVFSCRNADGVEFYNEIDLYARINSKDSREKRSDRSITCFMRKWKEKVAWPRITKENIKPAWLSVDFDNWRDWEGDEEAERAMVEQYAELLEKVTDKGPPPAMDDLDDDL, from the exons ATGGCGAG GCAACCTGCAAGGACGCTGTGGTACGACCGCCCGCGCTACGTCCACCTGGAGTTCTGCGTCGAGGACAGCGCGGGTGTCGAGGTCGTCTTCGAGAGCCAGCGGGTGGTGTTCAG TTGCAGAAATGCAGACGGTGTGGAGTTCTACAATGAGATCGACCTGTATGCCAGGATCAACTCCAAG GACTCACGGGAGAAACGCTCCGACCGCTCCATCACATGTTTTATGAGGAAGTGGAAGGAGAAGGTGGCCTGGCCCCGCATCACTAAGGAGAACATCAAG CCAGCCTGGCTCTCCGTGGACTTTGACAACTGGCGAGACTGGGAAGGAGACGAAGAGGCGGAGAGGGCCATGGTGGAGCAGTACGCGGAG CTCCTGGAGAAGGTGACGGACAAAggcccccccccagccatggACGACCTGGAT GACGACCTCTGA
- the RPL27 gene encoding large ribosomal subunit protein eL27 produces MGKFMKPGKVVLVLAGRYSGRKAVIVKNIDDGTSDRPYSHALVAGIDRYPRKVTAAMGKKKIAKRSKIKSFVKVYNYNHLMPTRYSVDIPLDKTVVNKDVFRDPALKRKARREAKVKFEERYKTGKNKWFFQKLRF; encoded by the exons ATGGGGAAGTTCATGAAGCCGGGgaaggtggtgctggtgctggccGGCCGCTATTCGGGGCGCAAGGCCGTCATCGTGAAG AACATCGACGATGGCACCTCGGACCGGCCGTACAGCCACGCCCTGGTGGCGGGCATCGACCGCTACCCGCGGAAGGTGACCGCCGCCATGGGCAAGAAGAAGATCGCCAAGAGGTCCAAGATCAAGTCCTTCGTGAAGGTTTACAACTACAACCACCTGATGCCCACCCG GTATTCTGTCGATATCCCGCTGGACAAAACAGTGGTCAATAAGGACGTGTTCAGGGACCCCGCTCTGAAACGCAAAGCGAGACGGGAAGCCAAGGTGAAGTTTGAGGAAAG GTACAAGACGGGCAAGAATAAGTGGTTCTTCCAGAAGCTGCGATTCTGA
- the PTGES3L gene encoding putative protein PTGES3L isoform X3, whose product MARQPARTLWYDRPRYVHLEFCVEDSAGVEVVFESQRVVFSCRNADGVEFYNEIDLYARINSKDSREKRSDRSITCFMRKWKEKVAWPRITKENIKPAWLSVDFDNWRDWEGDEEAERAMVEQYAELFVSRPAPGEGDGQRPPPSHGRPG is encoded by the exons ATGGCGAG GCAACCTGCAAGGACGCTGTGGTACGACCGCCCGCGCTACGTCCACCTGGAGTTCTGCGTCGAGGACAGCGCGGGTGTCGAGGTCGTCTTCGAGAGCCAGCGGGTGGTGTTCAG TTGCAGAAATGCAGACGGTGTGGAGTTCTACAATGAGATCGACCTGTATGCCAGGATCAACTCCAAG GACTCACGGGAGAAACGCTCCGACCGCTCCATCACATGTTTTATGAGGAAGTGGAAGGAGAAGGTGGCCTGGCCCCGCATCACTAAGGAGAACATCAAG CCAGCCTGGCTCTCCGTGGACTTTGACAACTGGCGAGACTGGGAAGGAGACGAAGAGGCGGAGAGGGCCATGGTGGAGCAGTACGCGGAG CTGTTTGTTTCCCGTCCAGCTCCTGGAGAAGGTGACGGACAAAggcccccccccagccatggACGACCTGGAT GA
- the RUNDC1 gene encoding RUN domain-containing protein 1: MEAEGGPLGPGERWAPVGAVSAAAAAEEDDEEEAAAAAGGSPQSVPRLRAERRRLQGALLALASHFAQVQFRLRQVARAGPAEQRRLLRDLEDFAFRGCPAPPPRGPGAAPSEREKQEQIEVQKEKQRELILQLKTQLDDLETFAYQEGSYDSLPQSVVMERQRMIINELIKKLDMDLSEDIATLSPEELRQRVDAAIAQIVNPARVKEQLVEQLKTQIRDLEMFINFIQDEVGSSGKAEDGHCECTGRKDGGGSYKPSTRPSGNRVNPEDARKMRETGLQLMRRMLAVLQIFAVSQFGCATGQIPRTLWQKDQANQDYSPLIQKLELSVERVRQLALKHQQEDHVISSSDLQDVPLGGRDELTLAVRKELTVALRDLMAHGLYASSQGMSLVLAPIACLIPAFTSSPQTMHPWELFVKYYNAKNGQAFVESPARKLSQSFALPVTGGGAVTPKQSLLSAIHTVLMEHDPFKRSADSELKALVCLALNEQRLVSWLNLICKSGALVQSHYQPWSYMANTGFESALNVLSRLSNLKFNLPVDLAVRQLKNIKDAF; this comes from the exons ATGGAGGCGGAGGGCGGCCCGCTGGGCCCGGGGGAGCGCTGGGCGCCCGTGGGCGCCGtgtcggcggcggcggcggcggaggaggacgacgaggaggaggcggcggcggcggcgggggggtcgccGCAGTCGGTGCCGCGGCTGCGGGCCGAGCGCCGCCGCCTGCAGGGGGCGCTGCTGGCGCTGGCCTCGCACTTCGCGCAGGTGCAGTTCCGGCTGCGGCAGGTGGCGCGCGCGGGCCCGGCCGAGCAGCGGCGCCTCCTCCGCGACCTCGAGGATTTCGCCTTCCGCGGgtgccccgcgccgccgccccgcggccccggcgccgccccg AGTGAGCGAGAGAAGCAGGAGCAGATTGAGGtgcagaaggagaagcagagggagcTGATCCTGCAGCTCAAGACGCAGCTGGATGACCTGGAGACTTTTGCTTACCAGGAGGGCAGCTATGACTCGCTGCCGCAGTCGGTGGTTATGGAAAGACAACGG ATGATTATAAATGAGCTGATAAAGAAGCTGGACATGGACTTGAGTGAAGATATTGCAACGCTCTCTCCAGAGGAATTGCGACAGCGTGTGGATGCTGCCATAGCACAGATTGTTAACCCAGCCAGGGTGAAGGAGCAGCTGGTGGAACAACTGAAGACCCAGATAAGGGACCTCGAAATGTTCATCAACTTCATTCAGG ATGAAGTCGGAAGCTCTGGTAAGGCGGAAGATGGACACTGTGAATGCACGGGCAGAAAGGATGGCGGTGGCTCCTACAAACCCAGTACACGGCCTTCAGGAAACAGAG TGAACCCAGAAGATGCCAGAAAGATGCGAGAAACAGGCCTGCAGCTCATGCGTCGCATGCTTGCCGTGCTGCAGATATTTGCTGTCAGTCAGTTTGGTTGTGCTACTGGCCAGATCCCTCGCACCCTCTGGCAGAAGGACCAGGCCAACCAGGACTATTCCCCCTTAATTCAGAAACTGGAGTTGTCGGTGGAGCGGGTGAGGCAGCTGGCCTTGAAGCACCAGCAGGAAGACCATGTTATCAGTTCCTCCGACCTGCAGGACGTCCCCTTAGGAGGCAGAGACGAGCTGACGCTCGCTGTGCGGAAGGAGCTGACTGTGGCTTTGCGAGACCTGATGGCTCACGGGCTCTACGCCTCTTCTCAAGGAATGAGCCTGGTGTTGGCCCCCATCGCGTGCTTGATCCCTGCCTTCACCTCGTCGCCGCAGACCATGCACCCCTGGGAGCTCTTTGTCAAGTATTACAATGCTAAGAACGGACAAGCCTTCGTGGAATCCCCGGCCCGCAAGCTCTCCCAGTCCTTCGCCTTGCCTGTGACAGGAGGAGGGGCCGTGACCCCCAAGCAGAGCCTGCTGAGCGCCATTCACACGGTCCTGATGGAGCACGACCCCTTCAAGCGCAGCGCGGACTCCGAGCTGAAGGCCCTGGTGTGTCTGGCTCTGAACGAGCAGCGCCTGGTCTCCTGGCTCAACCTGATCTGCAAGTCCGGCGCCCTGGTGCAGTCCCACTACCAGCCGTGGAGCTACATGGCAAACACGGGCTTCGAGAGCGCGCTCAACGTTCTGAGCCGCCTGAGCAACTTGAAATTCAACCTCCCGGTTGACCTGGCTGTCCGGCAGCTGAAAAACATCAAAGATGCTTTTTGA
- the PTGES3L gene encoding putative protein PTGES3L isoform X2: MARQPARTLWYDRPRYVHLEFCVEDSAGVEVVFESQRVVFSCRNADGVEFYNEIDLYARINSKWVREESSRHRGAAPPLSWQDSREKRSDRSITCFMRKWKEKVAWPRITKENIKPAWLSVDFDNWRDWEGDEEAERAMVEQYAELLEKVTDKGPPPAMDDLDDDL; the protein is encoded by the exons ATGGCGAG GCAACCTGCAAGGACGCTGTGGTACGACCGCCCGCGCTACGTCCACCTGGAGTTCTGCGTCGAGGACAGCGCGGGTGTCGAGGTCGTCTTCGAGAGCCAGCGGGTGGTGTTCAG TTGCAGAAATGCAGACGGTGTGGAGTTCTACAATGAGATCGACCTGTATGCCAGGATCAACTCCAAG TGGGTTAGAGAGGAGTCCAGCAGACACCGAGGTGCAGCACCCCCGCTCTCTTGGCAGGACTCACGGGAGAAACGCTCCGACCGCTCCATCACATGTTTTATGAGGAAGTGGAAGGAGAAGGTGGCCTGGCCCCGCATCACTAAGGAGAACATCAAG CCAGCCTGGCTCTCCGTGGACTTTGACAACTGGCGAGACTGGGAAGGAGACGAAGAGGCGGAGAGGGCCATGGTGGAGCAGTACGCGGAG CTCCTGGAGAAGGTGACGGACAAAggcccccccccagccatggACGACCTGGAT GACGACCTCTGA